The Castor canadensis chromosome 8, mCasCan1.hap1v2, whole genome shotgun sequence genome contains a region encoding:
- the Dsp gene encoding desmoplakin isoform X3, with the protein MSCNGGSHPRINTLGRMTRAESGPDLRYEVTCGGGGGGGGGGGGGGGTSRMYYSRRYTVNDQNSDGYCQTGTMSRHQNQNTIQELLQNCSDCLMRAELIVQPELKYGDGIQLARSRELDECFAQANDQMEITDSLIREMRQMGQPCDAYQKRLLQLQEQMRALYKAISVPRVRRASSKGGGGYTCQSGSGWDEFTKRLTSECLGWMRQQRAEMDMMAWGVDLASVEQHINSHRSIHNAIGDYRWQLDKIKADLREKSAIYQLEEEYENLLKASFERMDHLRQLQSIIQATSREIMWINDCEEEELLYDWSDKNTNIAQKQEAFSIRMSQLEVKEKELNKLKQESDQLVLNQHPASDKIEAYMDTLQTQWSWILQITKCIDVHLKENAAYFQFFEEAQSTEAYLKGLQDSIRKKYPCDKNMPLQHLLEQIKELEKEREKILEYKRQVQNLVNKSKKIVQLKPRNPDYRSSKPIILRALCDYKQDQKIVHKGDECILKDNNERSKWYVTGPGGVDMLVPSVGLIIPPPNPLAVDLSYKIEQYYEAILALWNQLYINMKSLVSWHYCMIDIEKIRAMTIAKLKTMRQEDYMKTISDLELHYQEFIRNSQGSEMFGDDDKRKMQSQFTDAQKHYQTLVIQLPGHPQHQTVTTTEITHVGSCQDVNHNKVIETNRENDKQETWLLMELQKIRRQMEHCEGRMTLKNLLLTDQGSSHHITVKINELKSVQNDSQAIAEVLNQLKDMLANFRGSEKYCYLQNEVFGLFQKLENINGVTDGYLNSLCAVRALLQAILQTEDTLKVYEARLTEEETVYLDLDKVEAYRCGLKKIKNDLNLKKSLLATMKTELQRAQQIHSQTSQQYPLYDLELGKFSEKVAQLTDRWQKIDKQIDFRLWDLEKQIKQLRNYRDNYQSFCKWLYDAKRRQDSLESMKFADSNTVMRFLNEQKNLHNEISGKRDKSEEVQKIAELCANSIKDYELQLASYTSGLETLLNIPIKRTMVQSPSGVILQEAADIHARYIELLTRSGDYYRFLSEMLKSLEDLKLKNTKIEVLEEELRLARDANSENCNKNKFLDQNLQKYQAECSQFKAKLVSLEELKRQAELDGKSAKQNLDKCYGQIKELNEKITRLTYEIEDEKRRRKTVEDRFDQQKNDYDQLQKARQCEKENLGWQKLESEKAIKEKEYEIERLRVLLQEEGARKREYENELAKASNRIQESKSQCTQVVQERESLLVKIKVLEQDKARLQRLEDELNRAKATLETESRVKQRLESEKQQIQNDLNQWKTQYSRKEEAIRKIESEREKSEREKNSLRSEIERLQAEIKRIEERCRRKLEDSSRETQSQLETERCRLQREIDKLRQRPYGSHRETQTEYEWTVDSSKLVFDGLRKKVTAMQLYECQLIDKTTLDKLLKGKKSVEEVASEIQPFLRGAGAIAGASASPKEKYSLVEAKRKKFITPESTVMLLEAQAATGGIIDPHRNEKLTVDNAIARDLIDFDDRQQIYTAEKAIIGFDDPFSGKTVPVSEAIKKNLIDRETGMRLLEAQLASGGVVDPVNSVFLPKDVALARGLIDRDLYRSLNDPRDSQKNFVDPVTKKKVSYMQLRERCRIEPHTGLLLLTVQKRSMSFQGIRQPVTVTELVDSGILRPSTVNELESGQISYDEVGERIKDFLQGSSCIAGIYNETTKQKLGIYEAMKIGLVRPGTALELLEAQAATGFIVDPVSNLRLPVEEAYKRGLVGIEFKEKLLSAERAVTGYNDPETGNIISLFQAMNKELIEKGHGIRLLEAQIATGGIIDPKESHRLPVDMAYKRGYFNEELSEILSDPSDDTKGFFDPNTEENLTYLQLKERCIKDEETGLCLLPLKEKKKQVQTSQKNTLRKRRVVIVDPETNKEMSVQEAYKKGLIDYETFKELCEQECEWEEITITGSDGSTRVVLVDRKTGSQYDIQDAIDKGLVDRKFFDQYRSGSLSLTQFADMISLKNGVGNSAGVTDDVFSSSRHESVSKISTISSVRNLTIRSSSLSDPLEETSPIAAIFDTENLEKISITEGIERGIVDSITGQRLLEAQACTGGIIHPATGQKLSLQDAVSQGLIDQDMATRLKPAQKAFIGFEGVKGKKKMSAAEAVKEKWLPYEAGQRFLEFQFLTGGLVDPEVHGRISTEEAIRKGFIDGRAAQRLQDISSYAKILTCPKTKLKISYKDAMNRSMVEDITGLRLLEAASVSSKGLPSPYNMSSAPGSRSGSRSGSRSGSRSGSRSGSRRGSFDATGNSSYSYTYSFSSSSIGH; encoded by the exons TCAAACGGGCACCATGTCCAGGCACCAGAACCAGAACACCATCCAGGAGCTCCTGCAGAACTGCTCAGACTGTCTGATGCGAGCTGAGCTCATTGTGCAGCCT GAACTGAAATATGGAGATGGAATCCAGCTGGCTCGGAGTAGAGAACTGGATGAGTGCTTTGCCCAGGCCAATGATCAGATGGAGATCACTGACAGCTTGATCCGGGAGATGCGGCAGATGGGCCAGCCCTGTGATGCTTACCAGAAAAG actGCTCCAGCTCCAGGAGCAAATGCGGGCACTTTATAAAGCCATCAGTGTCCCTCGGGTCCGCAGGGCCAGCTCCAAGGGAGGTGGAGGATACACATGTCAGAGCGGCTCTGGGTGGGACGAGTTCACCAAACGCCTCACCAGTGAATGTTTGGGGTGGATGAGGCAGCAAAGG GCGGAGATGGACATGATGGCCTGGGGTGTGGACCTGGCCTCGGTGGAGCAGCACATAAACAGCCACAGGAGTATCCACAATGCCATCGGAGACTACCGCTGGCAGCTGGACAAAATCAAAGCCGACCTG CGAGAGAAATCTGCAATCTACCAGTTGGAGGAGGAATATGAAAACCTGCTG AAAGCATCCTTTGAGAGGATGGATCACCTGCGACAGCTACAGAGCATCATCCAGGCCACATCCCGGGAGATCATGTGGATCAATGACTGTGAGGAGGAGGAGCTGCTGTATGACTGGAGCGACAAGAACACCAACATCGCGCAGAAACAGGAGGCTTTCTCT attCGCATGAGTCAACTGGAAGTCAAGGAAAAAGAGCTCAACAAGCTTAAACAAGAAAGCGACCAACTTGTCCTCAATCAGCATCCAGCTTCAGACAAAATCGAG GCATACATGGACACTCTCCAGACACAGTGGAGCTGGATTCTTCAGATCACCAAGTGCATCGATGTTCATCTCAAAGAAAATGCTGCCTACTTTCAG TTTTTTGAAGAGGCCCAGTCCACTGAAGCTTACCTGAAGGGCCTGCAAGACTCCATCAGGAAGAAGTATCCCTGTGACAAGAACATGCCTCTGCAGCACCTGCTGGAACAGATCAAGGAGCTGGAG AAAGAACGGGAGAAAATTCTTGAGTACAAGCGTCAGGTGCAGAACTTGGTAAACAAGTCTAAGAAGATTGTGCAGCTGAAACCACGGAACCCAGACTACAGGAGCAGTAAGCCCATTATTCTCAGGGCGCTCTGTGACTACAAACAGGACCAG AAAATCGTGCACAAAGGGGACGAATGCATCCTAAAGGACAACAATGAGCGCAGCAAGTGGTACGTGACAGGCCCTGGAGGCGTGGATATGCTGGTGCCTTCGGTGGGGCTGATCATTCCTCCTCCCAATCCGCTGGCCGTGGACCTCTCCTACAA GATTGAGCAGTACTATGAAGCCATCTTGGCACTGTGGAACCAGCTTTATATCAACATGAAGAGCCTGGTGTCTTGGCACTACTGCATGATTGACATTGAGAAAATCAGGGCCATGACTATTGCCAAG CTGAAAACCATGAGACAGGAAGATTATATGAAGACAATATCTGACCTTGAGCTACATTACCAAGAGTTCATCAGAAACAGCCAAGGCTCGGAGATGTTTGGAGATGATGACAAGCGGAAAATGCAGTCTCAGTTCACCGATGCCCAGAAGCACTACCAGACCCTGGTCATCCAGCTCCCTGGTCACCCTCAACACCAGACAG TAACCACAACGGAGATCACTCATGTTGGTTCCTGCCAAGATGTCAACCATAATAAAGTAATAGAAACCAACAGAGAAAATGACAAACAGGAAACGTGGTTGCTAATGGAGCTCCAGAAGATTCGCAGGCAGATGGAGCACTGCGAGGGCAGGATGACACTTAAAAACCTCCTGCTAACAGACCAAGGGTCTTCACACCACATCACAGTGAAAATAAATGAGCTCAAG AGTGTTCAGAACGACTCACAAGCCATTGCTGAGGTTCTCAATCAGCTTAAAGATATGCTTGCTAACTTCAGAGGTTCTGAAAAGTACTGCTACTTACAGAATGAGGTATTTGGACTATTTCAGAAGCTGGAGAATATCAATGGTGTTACAGATGGCTACTTAAATAG TTTATGCGCAGTGAGAGCACTTCTCCAGGCTATTCTCCAAACAGAAGACACGCTGAAGGTCTATGAAGCCAGACTCACCGAGGAGGAAACTGTTTACCTGGATCTGGACAAAGTGGAAGCTTACCGCTGTGGACTGAAG AAAATCAAAAATGACTTGAACTTGAAGAAGTCACTGCTGGCCACCATGAAGACAGAACTGCAGAGAGCTCAGCAGATCCACTCTCAGACGTCACAGCAGTATCCACTTTATGACCTGGAACTGGGCAAGTTCAGTGAGAAAGTCGCACAGCTGACAGATCGTTGGcaaaaaatagataaacagatagacTTCAG ATTATGGGACCTGGAGAAACAAATTAAACAGCTGAGGAATTACCGCGATAACTACCAGAGTTTCTGCAAGTGGCTGTATGATGCCAAGCGCCGCCAGGATTCCTTAGAGTCCATGAAGTTTGCAGATTCCAACACGGTTATGCGGTTTCTGAATGAGCAGAAG aACTTGCACAATGAAATATCTGGCAAACGAGACAAatcagaagaagtacaaaaaaTTGCTGAACTTTGTGCAAATTCAATTAAG GATTATGAACTCCAGCTGGCATCCTATACTTCAGGACTGGAAACTCTACTAAACATACCTATCAAGAGAACCATGGTTCAGTCCCCATCTGGGGTGATTCTGCAAGAG gCTGCAGATATTCATGCTCGGTACATAGAACTACTTACAAGGTCTGGAGACTATTACAGATTCTTAAGTGAAATGCTGAAGAGTTTGGAAGATCTGAag CTGAAAAATACCAAAATTGAAGTTTTAGAAGAGGAGCTCAGACTGGCCCGAGATGCCAACTCAGAAAACTGTAACAAGAACAAATTCCTGGATCAGAACCTACAGAAATACCAGGCAGAGTGTTCCCAGTTCAAAGCAAAACTTGTGAGCCTAGAGGAGCTGAAGAGACAAGCTGAGCTGGATGGCAAGTCAGCAAAGCAAAATCTAGACAAGTGCTATGGCCAAATAAAAGAGCTCAATGAGAAGATCACTCGACTGACTTATGAGATCGAAGATGAAAAGCGAAGAAGAAAGACAGTGGAAGATAGATTTGACCAACAGAAGAACGACTATGACCAACTGCAGAAAGCAAGGCAGTGTGAAAAGGAGAACCTTGGCTGGCAGAAATTAGAGTCTGAGAAAGCCATCAAGGAGAAGGAGTACGAGATAGAAAGGTTAAGGGTTCTGCTGCAGGAAGAGGGCGCCCGGAAGAGAGAATATGAAAATGAGCTGGCAAAG gCTTCTAATAGGATCCAGGAATCAAAGAGCCAGTGCACTCAGGTGGTTCAGGAGAGAGAGAGCCTTCTGGTAAAAATCAAAGTCCTGGAGCAAGACAAGGCCAGGCTGCAGAGGCTGGAGGATGAGCTGAATCGCGCGAAAGCCACCctggagacagaaagcagagtgaAACAGCGCCTAGAGAGTGAGAAACAGCAGATCCAGAATGACTTGAACCAGTGGAAAACCCAATATTCCCGCAAGGAGGAGGCAATTAGGAAGATAGagtcagaaagagaaaagagcgagagagagaagaACAGCCTGAGGAGTGAGATTGAAAGACTccaagcagagatcaagaggattgaagaGCGGTGCAGGCGGAAGCTGGAGGATTCTAGCAGGGAGACACAGTCACAGCTGGAAACAGAACGCTGTCGACTGCAGAGGGAGATTGATAAACTCAGACAGCGCCCATATGGGTCCCATCGGGAGACCCAGACTGAGTATGAATGGACTGTTGACTCCTCCAAGTTAGTGTTTGATGGACTGAGGAAGAAGGTGACTGCGATGCAGCTCTATGAGTGCCAACTGATTGACAAGACGACCTTGGACAAACTGTTGAAGGGGAAGAAGTCAGTGGAAGAAGTTGCTTCTGAAATCCAGCCTTTCCTGCGGGGAGCAGGAGCTATTGCTGGAGCATCTGCTTCTCCTAAGGAAAAATACTCTTTGGTAGAGgccaagagaaagaaattcatCACTCCAGAATCCACCGTCATGCTTCTTGAGGCCCAGGCAGCTACAGGTGGTATCATTGATCCCCATAGAAACGAGAAGCTTACCGTTGACAATGCCATAGCTCGGGACCTCATTGACTTCGATGACCGCCAGCAGATATATACAGCAGAAAAAGCTATCATTGGTTTTGATGATCCATTTTCAGGCAAGACAGTACCTGTTTCAGAAGCCATCAAGAAGAATTTGATTGACAGAGAAACTGGAATGCGCCTGCTAGAAGCTCAGCTTGCTTCAGGGGGTGTAGTAGACCCCGTGAACAGTGTCTTTTTGCCGAAAGATGTCGCCTTGGCCCGTGGACTGATTGACAGAGATTTGTATCGGTCCCTCAATGATCCCCGAGATAGTCAGAAGAACTTTGTGGATCCAGTCACCAAAAAGAAGGTCAGTTACATGCAGCTGAGGGAACGGTGCAGAATTGAACCCCACACAGGTCTGCTCTTGCTGACAGTGCAGAAGAGAAGCATGTCCTTCCAGGGAATCAGACAACCTGTAACGGTCACTGAGCTGGTAGATTCTGGTATATTGAGACCGTCCACTGTAAACGAACTGGAATCAGGTCAGATTTCTTATGACGAAGTTGGCGAAAGAATTAAGGACTTCCTCCAAGGTTCAAGCTGTATAGCAGGCATATACAATGAGACCACAAAACAGAAGCTTGGCATTTATGAGGCCATGAAAATTGGCTTAGTTCGACCTGGTACTGCTCTGGAGTTGCTGGAAGCCCAAGCAGCTACTGGCTTTATAGTGGATCCTGTTAGCAACTTAAGGTTACCTGTGGAGGAGGCCTACAAAAGAGGTTTGGTGGGCATTGAGTTCAAAGAGAAGCTCCTGTCTGCAGAACGAGCTGTCACTGGTTATAATGATCCTGAAACTGGAAACATCATCTCTTTGTTCCAAGCCATGAACAAGGAACTCATCGAAAAGGGCCATGGCATTCGCTTACTAGAAGCACAGATTGCAACTGGTGGGATCATCGATCCGAAAGAGAGCCATCGTTTACCTGTTGACATGGCCTATAAGAGGGGCTATTTCAATGAGGAGCTCAGTGAGATTCTCTCAGATCCAAGTGATGATACCAAAGGATTTTTTGATCCCAACACTGAGGAAAATCTTACCTATCTGCAACTGAAAGAAAGATGCATCAAGGATGAGGAAACTGGGCTCTGTCTTCTGcccctgaaagaaaagaagaaacaggtaCAGACGTCACAAAAGAATACCCTCAGAAAGCGTAGAGTGGTCATCGTTGACCCAGAAACCAATAAGGAGATGTCTGTTCAGGAGGCCTACAAGAAGGGCCTTATTGATTATGAAACCTTCAAAGAACTGTGTGAGCAGGAATGTGAGTGGGAAGAAATAACCATCACCGGATCAGATGGGTCCACCAGGGTGGTCCTGGTAGATAGGAAGACAGGCAGTCAGTATGACATTCAAGATGCTATTGACAAGGGCCTAGTTGACAGGAAGTTCTTTGATCAGTACCGATCAGGCAGCCTTAGCCTCACTCAGTTTGCTGACATGATCTCCTTGAAAAATGGTGTGGGCAATAGTGCTGGTGTCACTGATGACGTTTTTAGCAGCTCCCGGCATGAATCAGTAAGTAAGATTTCCACCATATCCAGCGTCAGGAATTTAACCATCAGGAGCAGCTCTCTGTCTGACCCCCTGGAAGAAACGAGCCCCATTGCAGCCATCTTTGACACAGAAAACCTGGAGAAGATCTCCATTACAGAAGGCATAGAGCGGGGCATTGTTGACAGCATCACTGGTCAGAGGCTTCTTGAGGCTCAGGCCTGCACAGGTGGCATCATCCACCCTGCCACTGGTCAGAAGCTGTCACTTCAGGATGCAGTCTCCCAGGGTCTCATTGACCAAGATATGGCCACCAGGCTGAAGCCCGCACAGAAGGCTTTCATTGGCTTTGAAGGtgtgaagggaaagaagaaaatgtcagCAGCAGAGGCAGTGAAAGAAAAATGGCTCCCCTATGAGGCAGGTCAGCGCTTCCTGGAATTCCAGTTCCTCACTGGAGGCCTTGTTGACCCGGAAGTGCATGGGAGGATAAGCACGGAAGAAGCCATCAGGAAGGGGTTCATTGATGGCCGAGCAGCTCAGAGGCTGCAAGACATCAGCAGCTATGCCAAAATCCTGACCTGCcccaaaaccaaattaaaaatatcCTACAAGGATGCCATGAATCGCTCCATGGTGGAAGATATCACTGGGTTGCGCCTTCTGGAAGCCGCCTCGGTGTCCTCCAAGGGCTTGCCTAGTCCTTACAACATGTCTTCTGCTCCAGGCTCACGGTCTGGCTCCAGATCTGGATCTCGCTCAGGCTCTCGCTCTGGTTCCCGCAGTGGGTCCCGGAGAGGAAGCTTTGATGCCACGGGGAATTCTTCCTACTCTTACACCTACTCATTTAGCAGCAGCTCTATTGGGCACTAG